The following proteins are co-located in the Pseudomonas sp. ATCC 13867 genome:
- a CDS encoding YdbL family protein has protein sequence MKLHRKLGTALVALCLSLPVMAMSLEQAMSALGGAKSQGLVGEQADGYLGVVSNSGQAADIAAQINAARRAEYQKVASQSGATLKDVETLAGKKAIERTPSGQYVQVNGQWVRK, from the coding sequence ATGAAATTGCACCGCAAACTGGGTACCGCGCTGGTTGCCCTCTGCCTCAGCCTGCCGGTCATGGCGATGAGCCTGGAGCAGGCCATGTCCGCCCTCGGCGGCGCCAAGTCCCAGGGACTGGTCGGCGAGCAGGCCGACGGCTACCTGGGCGTCGTCAGCAACAGCGGCCAGGCCGCCGACATCGCCGCGCAGATCAACGCCGCGCGCCGTGCCGAGTACCAGAAGGTCGCCAGCCAGAGCGGCGCCACCCTCAAGGACGTGGAAACCCTGGCCGGGAAGAAGGCCATCGAGCGCACGCCTTCGGGGCAGTACGTGCAGGTCAATGGTCAGTGGGTGCGCAAGTAG
- a CDS encoding NAD(P)/FAD-dependent oxidoreductase has protein sequence MNARVHQPVHTDHHAPSYYAASVNRRLEVPPLAGEEKADVCIIGGGFSGLSTAIELAERGLSVVLLEAHRIGWGASGRNGGQLIRGVGHGVEQFEPVIGADGVRELKLMGLEAVEIVRRRVEQYSIDCDLTWGYCDLANKSSDVEGFQEDFDELKSLGYRHELRMVPKEEMRSIVGSDQYVGGMVDMGSGHLHPLNLALGEAAAAQSLGVRLFENSKVTAIDYGSEVRVRTAGGSVRAKTLVIACNAYQNGLNHYLDGKVLPAGSYVIATEPLSAEQAHALLPQNMAVCDQRVALDYYRLSADNRLLFGGACHYSGRDPADIAAYMRPKMLKVFPHLANVRIDYQWGGMIGIGANRLPQIGRLPNQPNVYFAQAYAGHGVNATHLAGRLLAEAIAGQHGSGFELFAKVPHITFPGGKLLRSPLLALGMAWYRFKETLGG, from the coding sequence ATGAACGCCCGCGTTCACCAGCCGGTGCACACCGACCATCACGCCCCTTCCTACTACGCCGCAAGCGTCAATCGACGCCTCGAAGTGCCTCCCCTGGCCGGTGAGGAAAAGGCTGACGTGTGCATCATCGGCGGTGGCTTCTCCGGGTTGAGCACCGCTATCGAACTGGCCGAGCGCGGCCTCTCGGTGGTACTGCTCGAGGCCCACCGGATCGGCTGGGGCGCCAGCGGGCGCAACGGCGGCCAACTGATTCGCGGGGTCGGCCACGGCGTCGAGCAGTTCGAGCCGGTGATCGGTGCCGACGGCGTGCGCGAACTCAAGCTGATGGGCCTGGAAGCCGTGGAGATCGTCCGCCGCCGCGTCGAACAGTACTCCATCGACTGCGACCTGACCTGGGGCTACTGCGACCTGGCCAACAAGTCGTCGGACGTCGAAGGCTTCCAGGAAGATTTCGACGAACTGAAAAGCCTCGGCTACCGCCACGAACTGCGTATGGTCCCGAAAGAGGAAATGCGCTCCATCGTCGGCTCCGACCAGTACGTCGGCGGCATGGTGGACATGGGCTCCGGCCACCTGCACCCGCTCAACCTCGCCCTGGGCGAAGCCGCCGCAGCGCAGAGCCTGGGCGTGCGCCTGTTCGAAAATTCGAAGGTCACGGCGATCGACTACGGCAGCGAAGTGCGCGTGCGCACCGCCGGCGGCAGCGTACGCGCCAAGACCCTGGTGATCGCCTGCAACGCCTACCAGAATGGCCTGAATCACTACCTCGACGGCAAGGTGCTGCCGGCCGGCAGCTACGTGATCGCCACCGAGCCGCTGTCCGCCGAGCAGGCCCACGCCCTGTTGCCGCAGAACATGGCGGTGTGCGACCAGCGCGTAGCGCTGGACTACTACCGACTCTCCGCCGACAACCGCCTGCTGTTCGGCGGCGCCTGTCACTATTCGGGCCGCGATCCGGCGGACATCGCCGCCTACATGCGGCCGAAGATGCTCAAGGTGTTCCCGCACCTGGCGAACGTCCGCATCGACTACCAGTGGGGCGGCATGATCGGCATCGGCGCCAACCGCCTGCCGCAGATCGGCCGCCTGCCGAACCAACCCAACGTGTACTTCGCCCAGGCCTACGCCGGCCACGGGGTGAATGCCACGCACCTGGCCGGCAGGCTGCTCGCCGAAGCCATCGCCGGCCAGCACGGCAGCGGTTTCGAACTGTTCGCCAAGGTGCCGCACATCACCTTCCCCGGCGGCAAGCTGCTGCGCTCGCCGCTGCTGGCCTTGGGCATGGCCTGGTACCGCTTCAAGGAAACCCTCGGCGGCTGA
- a CDS encoding YnbE family lipoprotein, whose protein sequence is MRLRALLPFLLLAGLAQGCTPTVQLAAPKEPININLNVKIEHEIYIKVDKALDGIINENSGLF, encoded by the coding sequence ATGCGCCTTCGCGCCTTACTCCCATTCCTGCTCCTGGCCGGCCTCGCCCAGGGCTGCACGCCCACCGTGCAACTGGCCGCCCCGAAGGAGCCGATCAACATCAACCTCAACGTGAAGATCGAGCACGAGATCTATATCAAGGTCGACAAGGCGCTCGACGGCATCATCAACGAGAACAGCGGCCTGTTCTGA
- a CDS encoding c-type cytochrome, producing MNLIKKMLAAQAAVLALWAVSAQAATNDDAIAKRLEPVGKVCVQGQECEGVGAVASAGGGGAPRSGEEIVGKVCTNCHGTGLLGAPKVGDKAEWDKRAKEQGGIDGLLAKAISGFNAMPPKGTCADCSDDELKAAIHNMSGL from the coding sequence GTGAACCTGATTAAAAAAATGCTGGCAGCCCAAGCTGCCGTGCTGGCCCTGTGGGCTGTAAGCGCTCAGGCCGCGACCAACGATGACGCCATTGCCAAGCGTCTCGAACCAGTGGGGAAAGTCTGCGTACAGGGTCAGGAATGCGAAGGCGTTGGCGCCGTCGCATCGGCCGGTGGCGGCGGTGCTCCGCGTTCGGGCGAAGAGATCGTCGGCAAGGTCTGCACCAACTGCCACGGCACCGGCTTGCTGGGCGCGCCGAAAGTGGGCGACAAGGCTGAATGGGACAAGCGTGCGAAGGAGCAGGGTGGTATCGATGGCCTGCTGGCCAAGGCCATCTCCGGCTTCAACGCCATGCCGCCGAAAGGCACCTGTGCCGACTGCTCGGATGACGAGCTGAAAGCCGCGATTCATAACATGTCTGGCCTGTAA
- a CDS encoding cupin domain-containing protein, whose product MDVGARLQAIRKLKGLSQRELAKRAGVTNSTISMIEKNSVSPSISSLKKVLGGIPMSLVEFFSLDLEQNSNTPVVYKADELSDLSSGSIIMKLVGKDYPSRAITLLDETYPPGSDTGDDMYAHEGEETGVLVEGRLELTVGDEIFVLERGDSYYFDSTKPHRFRNPFDAPARLISATTPANF is encoded by the coding sequence TTGGACGTCGGTGCTCGTCTGCAAGCCATCCGTAAGCTCAAAGGTTTGTCCCAGCGCGAACTCGCCAAACGGGCGGGTGTGACCAACAGCACGATCTCGATGATCGAGAAGAACAGCGTCAGCCCCTCCATCAGCTCGCTGAAGAAAGTGCTGGGTGGTATTCCGATGTCCCTGGTCGAGTTCTTCTCCCTGGATCTGGAACAGAACAGCAATACCCCGGTGGTCTACAAGGCAGACGAACTCAGCGACCTGTCCAGCGGCTCGATCATCATGAAGCTGGTCGGCAAGGACTATCCCAGTCGCGCCATCACCCTCCTCGACGAGACTTATCCGCCGGGCTCCGACACCGGCGACGACATGTACGCCCACGAAGGCGAAGAGACTGGCGTACTGGTCGAAGGCCGCCTGGAGCTGACTGTCGGCGATGAGATCTTCGTGCTCGAACGCGGCGACAGCTACTATTTCGATAGCACCAAGCCCCACCGTTTCCGCAATCCATTCGATGCCCCGGCGCGGCTGATCAGCGCCACCACACCGGCAAATTTTTGA
- a CDS encoding xanthine phosphoribosyltransferase has protein sequence MNTLKDKIRSEGIVLSEQVLKVDAFLNHQIDPALMKQIGHEFAERFKNQGITKIVTIEASGIAPAVMAGLELGIPVIFARKFQSLTLKNDLLISKVFSFTKQTESTIAISAKHLTSADHVLVVDDFLANGHAAKALIDLIQQAGASVAGLGIVIEKSFQEGRALLESEGYRVESLARVKSLVNGQVEFLED, from the coding sequence GTGAACACTCTCAAAGACAAAATTCGCAGCGAAGGCATCGTTCTTTCCGAACAGGTCCTCAAGGTAGACGCCTTCCTCAACCACCAGATCGACCCGGCGCTGATGAAGCAGATCGGCCACGAGTTCGCCGAACGCTTCAAGAACCAGGGCATCACCAAGATCGTCACCATCGAGGCCTCGGGTATCGCCCCGGCGGTCATGGCCGGCCTCGAACTGGGCATCCCAGTGATCTTCGCCCGCAAGTTCCAGTCGCTGACGCTGAAGAACGACCTGCTGATCTCCAAGGTCTTCTCCTTCACCAAGCAGACCGAAAGCACCATCGCCATCTCCGCCAAGCACCTGACCAGCGCCGACCACGTGCTGGTGGTGGACGACTTCCTCGCCAACGGCCACGCCGCCAAGGCGCTGATCGACCTGATCCAGCAGGCAGGCGCCAGCGTCGCCGGTCTGGGCATCGTCATCGAGAAGTCCTTCCAGGAAGGCCGCGCCCTGCTGGAAAGCGAAGGCTACCGCGTAGAATCCCTGGCCCGGGTGAAGTCCCTGGTCAATGGTCAGGTCGAGTTCCTCGAAGACTGA
- the dadA gene encoding D-amino acid dehydrogenase, whose amino-acid sequence MRVLVLGSGVIGTASAYYLARAGFEVVVVDRQPGPALETSFANAGQVSPGYASPWAAPGIPLKAMKWLMQTHAPLAIKLTGDPSQYAWMWQMLRNCNAKSYAVNKERMVRLSEYSRDCLDELRAETGITYEGRSLGTTQLFRTQAQLDSAAKDIAVLESTGVPYEVLDRAGIARVEPALAKVADKLVGALRLPNDQTGDCQMFTTKLAEMAKALGVEFRFGQDIQRLDFAGDRINGVWVDGELVTADRYVLALGSYSPQMLKPLGIDAPVYPLKGYSLTVPITNPDMAPTSTILDETYKVAITRFDQRIRVGGMAEIAGFDLSLNPRRRATLEMITTDLYPEGGDVSRAEFWTGLRPATPDGTPIVGATRYRNLFLNTGHGTLGWTMACGSGRYLADLMAKKRPQISTEGLDISRYGSASEAQNGHPAPAH is encoded by the coding sequence ATGCGTGTTCTGGTGCTCGGCAGCGGTGTGATCGGTACCGCCAGTGCTTACTATCTCGCCCGCGCGGGCTTCGAAGTGGTCGTCGTCGACCGCCAGCCCGGCCCGGCCCTGGAGACCAGCTTCGCCAACGCCGGCCAGGTGTCCCCTGGCTATGCCTCGCCCTGGGCCGCCCCGGGCATTCCGCTCAAGGCCATGAAGTGGCTGATGCAGACCCACGCCCCGCTGGCCATCAAGCTGACCGGCGACCCCAGCCAGTACGCCTGGATGTGGCAGATGCTGCGCAACTGCAACGCCAAGAGCTACGCGGTGAACAAGGAGCGCATGGTGCGCCTGTCCGAGTACAGCCGCGACTGCCTCGACGAACTGCGCGCCGAGACCGGTATCACCTACGAAGGCCGCTCCCTGGGCACCACCCAGCTGTTCCGCACCCAGGCCCAGCTGGATTCCGCCGCCAAGGACATCGCTGTCCTGGAAAGCACCGGCGTTCCCTATGAAGTGCTCGATCGCGCCGGCATCGCCCGCGTCGAGCCGGCCCTGGCCAAGGTGGCCGACAAGTTGGTCGGCGCCCTGCGCCTGCCCAACGACCAGACCGGCGACTGCCAGATGTTCACCACCAAGCTGGCCGAGATGGCCAAGGCCCTGGGTGTGGAGTTCCGCTTCGGCCAGGACATCCAGCGCCTGGACTTCGCCGGCGACCGCATCAACGGCGTCTGGGTCGATGGCGAACTGGTCACCGCCGACCGCTACGTGCTGGCGCTGGGCAGCTACTCGCCGCAGATGCTCAAGCCGCTGGGTATCGACGCCCCGGTCTACCCGCTCAAGGGCTACTCGTTGACCGTGCCGATCACCAACCCGGACATGGCACCGACCTCGACCATCCTCGACGAGACCTACAAGGTCGCGATCACCCGCTTCGACCAGCGTATCCGCGTGGGCGGTATGGCGGAAATCGCCGGCTTCGACCTGTCGCTGAACCCGCGCCGCCGCGCCACCCTGGAAATGATCACCACCGACCTCTACCCGGAAGGCGGCGACGTCAGCCGGGCGGAGTTCTGGACCGGCCTGCGCCCGGCCACCCCGGATGGCACCCCGATCGTCGGCGCCACCCGCTACCGCAACCTGTTCCTCAACACCGGCCACGGCACCCTGGGCTGGACGATGGCGTGCGGCTCGGGTCGCTACCTCGCCGACCTGATGGCGAAGAAGCGTCCGCAGATCAGCACCGAAGGTCTGGACATCTCCCGCTACGGTTCCGCCTCGGAGGCTCAGAATGGCCATCCAGCGCCTGCACACTAA
- the alr gene encoding alanine racemase, translated as MRPARALIDLAALRHNYRLAREVSGARALAVVKADAYGHGAVVCARALEAEADGFAVACIEEALELRDAGIRAPILLLEGFFEASELELIEAHDLWCVVHSVWQLEAIERARPGKPLTLWLKMDSGMHRVGFFPQDYAAALARLKALPHVAKVVLMSHFARADELGCVRTQEQVAAFQAVREAVGQGHEVSLRNSPGILGWSEVPSDWVRPGIMLYGATPFEQAHPLADQLRPVMTLESKIISLRELPAGEPVGYGARFVADRPVRVGVVAMGYADGYPRHAPDGTPVFIDGKPSRIIGRVSMDMLTVDLTDLPAAGLGSRVELWGPNVPASQLAALCGSIPYQLFCNLKRVPRVYSGE; from the coding sequence ATGCGTCCCGCCCGTGCCCTGATCGATCTTGCCGCCCTGCGCCACAACTACCGTCTGGCCCGTGAAGTCAGCGGCGCGCGAGCGCTGGCGGTGGTCAAGGCCGATGCCTATGGCCACGGTGCCGTGGTCTGTGCCCGCGCGCTGGAAGCCGAGGCCGACGGTTTCGCCGTAGCCTGCATCGAGGAAGCGCTGGAGTTGCGCGACGCCGGTATCCGCGCGCCGATCCTGCTGCTCGAAGGCTTCTTCGAAGCCAGCGAGCTGGAACTGATCGAAGCGCATGACCTGTGGTGCGTGGTGCACTCGGTCTGGCAACTGGAGGCCATCGAGCGCGCCCGTCCGGGCAAGCCGCTGACCCTCTGGCTGAAGATGGACTCGGGCATGCACCGCGTCGGCTTCTTCCCGCAGGACTACGCTGCCGCCCTGGCGCGCCTGAAGGCGCTGCCCCACGTGGCCAAGGTGGTACTGATGAGCCACTTCGCCCGCGCCGACGAACTGGGCTGCGTGCGTACCCAGGAGCAGGTCGCGGCCTTCCAGGCAGTGCGCGAAGCCGTGGGCCAGGGCCATGAAGTCAGCCTGCGCAATTCCCCCGGCATCCTCGGCTGGTCCGAAGTGCCCAGCGACTGGGTGCGCCCCGGCATCATGCTCTACGGCGCCACCCCGTTCGAACAGGCGCACCCGCTGGCCGACCAGCTGCGCCCGGTGATGACCCTGGAATCCAAGATCATCAGCCTCCGCGAACTGCCGGCCGGCGAGCCGGTGGGCTACGGCGCGCGCTTCGTCGCCGACCGTCCGGTACGCGTCGGCGTGGTGGCGATGGGGTACGCCGACGGCTATCCGCGCCATGCGCCGGATGGCACGCCGGTGTTCATCGACGGCAAGCCCAGCCGCATCATCGGTCGAGTGTCGATGGATATGCTCACCGTCGATCTGACCGACCTGCCGGCCGCCGGCCTGGGCAGTCGCGTCGAGCTCTGGGGGCCGAACGTTCCCGCCAGCCAGCTCGCTGCACTCTGCGGCAGTATTCCCTACCAGCTGTTCTGCAACCTCAAGCGCGTGCCGAGGGTCTATAGCGGCGAGTGA
- the dadR gene encoding transcriptional regulator DadR gives MRTQHQSRRELDKIDRNILRILQEEGRISFTELGERVGLSTTPCTERVRRLEREGIIMGYNARLNPQYLKASLLVFVEISLDYKSGDTFEDFRRSVLKLPHVLECHLVSGHFDYLVKARISEMASYRKLLGDILLKLPHVRESKSYIVMEEVKESLTLPIPD, from the coding sequence ATGAGAACCCAACACCAAAGCCGCCGCGAACTGGACAAGATCGACCGCAATATCCTGCGCATCCTGCAGGAAGAAGGCCGAATCTCCTTCACCGAACTGGGCGAACGGGTCGGCCTTTCCACCACGCCCTGTACCGAGCGGGTACGGCGGCTGGAGCGCGAAGGGATCATCATGGGCTACAACGCCCGCCTCAACCCGCAGTACCTCAAGGCCAGCCTGCTGGTATTCGTCGAGATCAGCCTGGACTACAAGTCCGGCGATACCTTCGAGGACTTCCGCCGTTCGGTGCTCAAGCTGCCCCACGTGCTGGAATGCCACCTCGTCTCGGGCCACTTCGACTACCTGGTGAAGGCGCGCATCTCGGAGATGGCCTCCTACCGCAAGCTGCTGGGCGACATCCTGCTCAAGCTGCCGCACGTGCGCGAATCCAAGAGCTACATCGTCATGGAAGAAGTAAAGGAAAGCCTGACTTTGCCCATCCCGGATTGA
- a CDS encoding YdbH domain-containing protein has translation MSLPRLRTALLLLLLILALAAGGVWLAVPRLLAGAGVSIEQWQGLGVSRTGLRLEHLALQRQTPEGGRLAVRLERLRVGWPQYADGRWRLAEVSAQTLDVRQWPDAVESSGALPAPEQLGRWLALLPGRLALERVSVELPCAREQRCSLNGSAHWEQLPGGAAALGGELRQGGQQMAFNGLLQPGEGQWRLQLDSYLDNEPLLSLQSSWAPASRQLAGTLASPAVPPVQAVRNWFGMWLPTPNLPLPIPEAGRLRLSWDATLAGDAAWPDWPGLRDGRGSVDLALQLPQPWPLPGLGNLQGDLRLVASAGETGWRPSVIGGDLRLSDLYGDWLQALPVGLRPARLTLRLEPGVDDEAGSVRADLRAIGAADLRLRSRVALLEATPLALQLNEARLEGKVPHLDVAGLRAANSRLDMRFDGRVDRQSATLAFAAGPHVQVGTLSGPAALRISKLSAILGKGAFNLAYPADAPLGLQLAAPLQLALGELRQPRVKPLAWSAKGELSVSLDVQQFKGRLQNGGGLNATVDLSNAANTGLSLDARLPEFFLRTGNPLEKSLADWPPLLGLNNGKASLALNWRLPPGSAPQNLDLQLRGQGLEGVYDRSEVHGLDLQAKLGLKGTQLELQLPQLKIATLNPGVTLGPLILQGNYKAALAAPLAGRIDWRQAELALFDGRAWLPAGAVDLSAPGQGQMLKLEGLSLEAILKAYPAEGLTGTGILDGTLPLRLEKGKLNIRGGQVAARAPGVLQFRSEKIRSLGRSNPAMQLLATAIDDFRYDKLSSTVDYDDTGKLLLALSLSGHNPALEQGRPINLNVNLEENVPKLLTSLQLSERVSDTIRQRVQERLRNDPAAAP, from the coding sequence ATGTCGTTACCGCGTCTGCGCACTGCCCTGTTGCTGCTGTTGCTGATCCTGGCGCTGGCGGCGGGCGGCGTGTGGCTGGCGGTCCCGCGGCTGCTGGCCGGCGCCGGCGTGAGCATCGAGCAGTGGCAGGGCCTGGGTGTTTCGCGCACCGGACTGCGGCTGGAGCACCTCGCGCTGCAGCGCCAGACCCCGGAGGGCGGCCGGCTCGCGGTTCGCCTCGAACGACTGCGGGTGGGCTGGCCGCAGTATGCGGATGGTCGTTGGCGGTTGGCGGAAGTGTCGGCGCAGACTCTGGACGTGCGGCAGTGGCCGGACGCGGTGGAAAGCTCGGGCGCACTGCCGGCGCCAGAGCAACTGGGGCGCTGGCTGGCGTTGTTGCCCGGCCGTCTGGCCCTGGAGCGGGTGAGCGTCGAACTGCCCTGCGCCCGCGAGCAGCGCTGCTCGCTGAACGGCAGCGCGCACTGGGAGCAACTGCCGGGTGGCGCCGCCGCATTGGGTGGCGAGTTGCGCCAGGGCGGCCAGCAAATGGCCTTCAACGGGTTGCTGCAGCCCGGCGAGGGACAATGGCGCCTGCAACTGGACAGCTATCTGGATAACGAGCCACTGCTGTCCCTGCAATCGAGCTGGGCGCCGGCTAGCCGCCAGCTTGCCGGAACCCTGGCCAGCCCCGCGGTGCCACCGGTCCAGGCGGTGCGCAACTGGTTCGGCATGTGGCTGCCCACGCCGAACCTGCCGCTGCCGATTCCCGAAGCCGGCCGCCTGCGCCTGAGCTGGGACGCCACCCTGGCCGGTGATGCCGCCTGGCCGGACTGGCCGGGGCTGCGCGATGGCCGCGGCAGCGTCGATCTTGCCCTGCAACTCCCCCAGCCTTGGCCACTGCCCGGCCTGGGTAACCTGCAGGGGGACCTGCGGCTGGTCGCCAGCGCCGGTGAAACGGGCTGGCGGCCCTCGGTGATCGGCGGCGACCTGCGCCTGTCCGATCTCTACGGCGACTGGCTGCAGGCGCTGCCGGTCGGCCTGCGCCCGGCGCGCCTGACATTGCGCCTGGAACCCGGCGTGGACGACGAGGCCGGCAGCGTGCGGGCCGACCTGCGCGCCATCGGCGCCGCCGACCTGCGCCTGCGCTCGCGGGTGGCGCTGCTGGAAGCGACCCCTCTGGCGCTGCAATTGAATGAGGCGCGACTGGAGGGCAAGGTTCCGCACCTGGACGTGGCTGGCCTGCGCGCGGCCAACAGCCGTCTCGATATGCGCTTTGACGGCCGGGTGGACAGGCAGTCGGCGACCCTGGCCTTCGCTGCCGGCCCGCACGTGCAGGTCGGTACCCTGAGCGGGCCGGCAGCGCTCAGGATCAGCAAGCTCAGCGCCATCCTTGGCAAGGGCGCCTTCAACCTGGCCTATCCCGCCGATGCCCCACTGGGCCTGCAACTGGCCGCGCCACTGCAACTGGCACTGGGCGAACTGCGCCAACCCCGCGTCAAGCCGCTGGCCTGGAGTGCCAAGGGTGAGTTGTCCGTCAGCCTCGATGTCCAGCAGTTCAAGGGGCGGTTGCAGAACGGCGGCGGGCTGAACGCCACGGTCGATCTGAGCAACGCGGCGAACACGGGGCTGAGTCTCGACGCGCGGCTGCCGGAGTTTTTCCTGCGTACCGGCAACCCGCTGGAGAAGTCCCTGGCTGACTGGCCGCCGCTGCTCGGCCTGAACAACGGCAAGGCGAGTCTCGCGCTGAACTGGCGTCTACCACCGGGCAGCGCGCCGCAGAACCTCGATCTGCAACTGCGCGGACAGGGGCTGGAAGGCGTCTATGACCGCAGCGAAGTTCACGGGCTCGACCTGCAGGCGAAGCTCGGCCTGAAAGGCACGCAGTTGGAGCTGCAGTTGCCGCAGCTGAAGATCGCCACGCTCAACCCCGGTGTGACACTCGGCCCGCTGATCCTGCAGGGCAACTACAAGGCCGCATTGGCGGCACCCTTGGCCGGCCGTATCGATTGGCGCCAGGCGGAGCTGGCGCTGTTCGACGGGCGCGCCTGGCTGCCGGCTGGCGCGGTGGATCTTTCCGCACCGGGCCAGGGTCAGATGCTCAAGCTCGAAGGCCTGTCGCTGGAGGCGATCCTCAAGGCCTATCCGGCGGAAGGACTGACCGGCACGGGAATCCTCGACGGCACGCTGCCGCTGCGTCTGGAGAAGGGGAAGTTGAATATTCGCGGCGGCCAGGTCGCCGCACGCGCGCCGGGGGTGCTGCAGTTCCGTTCGGAGAAGATCCGCTCCCTGGGACGGAGCAACCCGGCCATGCAATTGCTGGCGACCGCCATCGACGATTTCCGCTACGACAAGCTGTCCAGCACGGTGGATTATGATGACACCGGCAAGCTGCTGCTCGCCTTGAGCCTGAGCGGGCACAACCCCGCGCTGGAGCAGGGCCGGCCGATCAACCTCAACGTCAACCTGGAGGAGAACGTGCCCAAGCTGCTCACCAGCCTGCAACTGAGCGAGCGGGTCAGCGACACCATTCGCCAGCGCGTGCAGGAGCGCCTGCGCAACGACCCGGCCGCCGCGCCATGA
- a CDS encoding RidA family protein produces MAIQRLHTNQRMSQAVVHNGTVYLAGQVADDLSGGVEQQTREVLASIERLLEEAGTDTSRILSATIYLKNVAVDFAGMNSVWDQWLPEGAGPARATVEARLCYPEIRVEISVIAALP; encoded by the coding sequence ATGGCCATCCAGCGCCTGCACACTAATCAGCGGATGAGCCAGGCCGTTGTCCACAACGGCACGGTGTACCTCGCCGGACAGGTGGCGGACGATCTTTCCGGTGGCGTCGAGCAGCAGACCCGCGAGGTCCTGGCCAGTATCGAGCGTCTGCTCGAAGAGGCCGGCACCGATACCTCGCGGATCCTCTCGGCGACCATCTACCTGAAGAACGTCGCCGTGGATTTCGCCGGGATGAACAGCGTCTGGGACCAGTGGCTGCCGGAGGGTGCCGGCCCGGCCCGCGCCACCGTCGAGGCCCGGCTGTGCTACCCGGAGATCCGGGTCGAGATCTCGGTCATCGCCGCCCTGCCCTGA